One stretch of Paraburkholderia fungorum DNA includes these proteins:
- a CDS encoding META domain-containing protein, translating into MLQSSSARRIARFTPYARATIAALSVAALLSACAMPKHPDSEAAAPDPFNPAAAQLLDDTSWTLSAWKQADGTVRAIPSADQGGPITLKLSTDKGQRHASGFSGCNRFMGSYALKDGKLSFGALGGTRMACMTPGGKIESAFLDALTHIDRTGVQMRPPQQMQLVLENGDTLTFDSSTK; encoded by the coding sequence ATGCTCCAAAGCTCCTCCGCGCGACGTATTGCGCGCTTCACTCCCTATGCGCGCGCGACCATCGCCGCGCTGAGCGTCGCTGCGCTGCTGAGCGCCTGTGCAATGCCCAAACACCCCGATTCCGAGGCCGCCGCGCCCGATCCGTTCAACCCCGCCGCCGCGCAGCTGCTCGACGACACCAGCTGGACGCTGAGCGCGTGGAAGCAGGCGGACGGCACGGTGCGCGCGATTCCGTCCGCGGATCAGGGCGGCCCGATCACGCTCAAGCTGTCCACCGATAAAGGCCAGCGCCACGCGAGCGGCTTTTCCGGCTGCAACCGCTTCATGGGTTCGTACGCGCTGAAAGACGGCAAGCTGAGCTTTGGCGCGCTGGGCGGTACGCGCATGGCGTGCATGACGCCGGGCGGAAAAATCGAGAGCGCGTTTCTGGATGCGCTGACGCATATCGATCGAACCGGCGTGCAGATGCGTCCGCCGCAGCAGATGCAACTGGTGCTCGAAAACGGCGACACGCTGACGTTCGACAGCAGCACCAAGTAG
- a CDS encoding DUF6726 family protein — translation MSLESRKTMRRGMVGRLGTLGALLALCSAISGCGLAAAPCRIASAGLKIVPVVGHVAAAPTDACAGVIDP, via the coding sequence ATGTCGCTGGAATCCCGCAAGACAATGCGGCGCGGTATGGTGGGTCGGCTCGGCACGCTCGGCGCATTGCTCGCGCTGTGCTCGGCGATCAGCGGATGCGGTCTCGCTGCCGCGCCGTGCCGGATCGCCTCGGCCGGTTTGAAGATCGTGCCGGTGGTGGGGCACGTCGCCGCCGCGCCGACCGATGCATGCGCAGGCGTGATCGATCCATAA
- the purT gene encoding formate-dependent phosphoribosylglycinamide formyltransferase, translating into MQIGQRIGTPLSESATRVMLLGAGELGKEVIIALQRLGVEVIAVDRYPNAPGHQVAHRSHVIDMTDRAALRALVEQERPHLIVPEIEAIATDALAAIETDGLAEVIPTARATQLTMNREGIRRLAAEELGLPTSPYAFADSLDELRAGIAKVGYPCVVKPVMSSSGKGQSVLKSDADVEPAWQHAMAGGRVNHGRVIVEGFIDFEYEITQLTVRAIDPASGEVSTYFCDPIGHVQVAGDYVESWQPQPMSPLALERSREVAHKVTAALGGRGLFGVELFVRGDDVWFSEVSPRPHDTGLVTLASQRFSEFELHARAILGLPVDTSLRAPGASAVIYGGLDEAGIAFEGVAAALAVPNADLRLFGKPESFVKRRMGVALATGENLDEARSRAKEAAAAVRPVSAK; encoded by the coding sequence ATGCAGATCGGCCAACGGATCGGCACCCCCCTTTCTGAATCCGCCACGCGCGTCATGCTGCTCGGCGCCGGCGAGCTCGGCAAGGAAGTGATCATCGCGCTGCAACGGCTGGGCGTCGAAGTGATCGCCGTCGACCGTTACCCGAATGCGCCGGGCCACCAGGTCGCGCATCGCTCGCACGTGATCGACATGACCGACCGCGCCGCGTTGCGTGCGCTGGTCGAGCAGGAACGCCCGCATCTGATCGTCCCCGAGATCGAGGCGATCGCCACCGACGCGCTCGCCGCCATCGAAACCGACGGTCTCGCCGAAGTGATCCCGACCGCGCGCGCCACGCAACTCACGATGAACCGTGAAGGCATTCGCCGTCTCGCTGCCGAGGAACTCGGCTTGCCGACCTCGCCGTACGCGTTCGCCGACTCGCTCGACGAATTGCGCGCGGGCATCGCCAAGGTGGGCTACCCGTGCGTGGTGAAACCGGTGATGTCGTCGTCGGGCAAGGGCCAGTCGGTGCTGAAGAGCGACGCCGACGTCGAACCCGCCTGGCAGCACGCGATGGCGGGCGGCCGCGTGAATCACGGCCGCGTGATCGTCGAAGGCTTTATCGACTTCGAATACGAAATCACGCAACTGACCGTGCGCGCCATCGACCCGGCGAGCGGCGAAGTCAGCACGTATTTCTGCGACCCGATCGGCCACGTGCAGGTAGCGGGCGACTACGTCGAATCGTGGCAGCCGCAGCCGATGAGCCCGCTCGCGCTCGAACGCTCGCGCGAAGTCGCGCACAAGGTGACGGCGGCGCTCGGCGGCCGGGGCCTGTTCGGCGTTGAACTTTTCGTGCGCGGCGATGACGTATGGTTTTCGGAAGTCAGCCCGCGTCCGCACGACACGGGTCTGGTCACGCTGGCTTCGCAGCGTTTCTCCGAGTTCGAGTTGCACGCCCGCGCAATCCTCGGTTTGCCGGTCGATACGTCGTTACGGGCGCCGGGTGCGTCGGCGGTGATTTACGGCGGGCTGGACGAGGCGGGCATCGCGTTCGAAGGCGTCGCGGCGGCGCTGGCGGTGCCTAATGCGGATCTGCGTCTGTTCGGCAAGCCGGAAAGCTTCGTCAAACGCCGCATGGGCGTGGCGCTCGCAACCGGCGAGAACCTCGACGAAGCACGCTCGCGTGCGAAAGAGGCTGCGGCTGCGGTGCGGCCCGTATCGGCGAAATAA
- a CDS encoding MliC family protein has protein sequence MTKWLVATITAAGFTALYGSACAAPLQLSELQIKDRQSHKYTCATGKILHVTYWNTSNGQSFALVPVKGKPLLFVNVMSGSGAKYQAGSYTWWTKGPRADLYDAMNGENASPILSDCVTIVR, from the coding sequence ATGACGAAATGGCTTGTTGCAACAATTACGGCGGCCGGTTTCACCGCACTCTACGGGAGCGCCTGCGCTGCGCCCCTACAGCTTTCCGAACTCCAGATCAAAGACCGTCAGTCGCACAAATACACCTGTGCGACCGGCAAGATTCTGCACGTCACTTACTGGAACACGTCGAACGGACAGAGCTTCGCGCTCGTGCCGGTGAAGGGCAAACCGCTGCTGTTCGTCAACGTCATGTCCGGCTCCGGCGCGAAATATCAGGCCGGTAGCTACACCTGGTGGACCAAGGGACCGCGCGCCGATCTGTACGACGCGATGAACGGCGAAAACGCTTCGCCGATATTGTCCGACTGCGTCACCATCGTTCGCTAG
- a CDS encoding acetolactate synthase large subunit has protein sequence MKASDLFVKSLEAEGVEYVFGIPGEENLDLLESLRRSKIRLILTRHEQAAGFMAATYGRLTGRTGVCLATLGPGATNFVTAAAYAQLGGMPMLMVTGQKPIKSSKQGHFQIVDVVRMMEPLTKYTRQIVSISNIPAAVREAVRQAEEERPGATHLELPEDVAHEEGDGKPIPKSYSRRPVAEEKAVARAVEAITQAKHPLLMIGAGGNRKTTTKMLREFVDQIGIPFFTTQMGKGVIDESHPMWLGNATLSDGDFVHRAIDHADCIINVGHDVIEKPPFFMRSGDAGEKTVIHVNFLGAEVDTVYFPQIEVVGDIANAVWQLKESLKERQEHWDFTRFKEIKAHFEAHLVKGQHDERFPMYPVRIVNDVYETTPVDGIVCLDNGMYKIWFARYYRAHEPNSLLLDNALASMGAGLPSAIATKIVHPDRKVMAVCGDGGFMMNSQELETAVRLRLDLVILILRDDAFGMIRWKQENMNFPDYGMTLNNPDFVAYAESYGAKGHRIESADQFAPLLRECFVTPGVHVIDLPIDYSDNERVLNREIKRLSAQL, from the coding sequence ATGAAAGCATCGGACCTGTTCGTCAAATCGCTGGAAGCTGAAGGTGTCGAGTATGTGTTCGGCATCCCCGGTGAAGAAAATCTCGATCTGCTCGAGTCGCTGCGCCGCTCGAAAATCCGTCTGATTCTCACGCGTCACGAACAGGCCGCCGGCTTCATGGCCGCCACTTATGGACGGCTGACCGGCCGTACGGGCGTCTGTCTGGCCACGCTCGGCCCCGGCGCGACCAACTTCGTCACCGCCGCTGCATACGCGCAACTGGGCGGCATGCCGATGCTGATGGTCACCGGCCAGAAGCCGATCAAGTCGAGCAAGCAGGGCCATTTCCAGATCGTCGACGTGGTGCGGATGATGGAGCCGCTCACCAAGTACACACGTCAGATCGTGTCGATCAGCAATATTCCGGCGGCCGTGCGCGAGGCGGTGCGTCAGGCCGAAGAGGAGCGCCCGGGCGCCACGCACCTCGAGTTGCCCGAAGACGTCGCGCACGAAGAGGGCGACGGCAAGCCGATTCCGAAGAGCTACAGCCGTCGTCCGGTCGCCGAGGAAAAAGCCGTTGCGCGCGCGGTCGAGGCGATCACTCAGGCGAAGCATCCGCTGCTGATGATCGGCGCGGGCGGCAATCGCAAGACCACGACGAAGATGCTGCGCGAGTTTGTCGACCAGATCGGCATTCCGTTTTTTACGACGCAGATGGGCAAGGGCGTGATCGACGAATCGCATCCGATGTGGCTCGGTAACGCGACGCTGTCCGATGGCGACTTCGTGCATCGCGCGATCGATCACGCCGACTGCATCATCAACGTCGGTCACGACGTGATCGAGAAGCCGCCGTTCTTCATGCGCAGCGGCGACGCGGGCGAGAAGACGGTGATCCACGTGAATTTTCTCGGCGCGGAAGTCGACACGGTGTATTTCCCGCAGATCGAAGTGGTCGGCGATATTGCCAATGCGGTGTGGCAGCTGAAGGAGAGTCTGAAGGAGCGCCAGGAGCATTGGGATTTCACGCGTTTCAAGGAGATCAAGGCGCACTTTGAGGCGCATCTGGTGAAGGGGCAGCACGACGAACGTTTCCCGATGTATCCGGTGCGGATCGTCAATGACGTGTACGAGACCACGCCGGTGGACGGTATCGTGTGTCTGGACAACGGCATGTACAAGATCTGGTTCGCCCGCTATTACCGCGCGCACGAGCCGAATTCGCTGCTGCTCGACAATGCGCTCGCGTCGATGGGCGCGGGTTTGCCGTCGGCGATCGCCACCAAGATCGTGCACCCGGATCGCAAGGTGATGGCCGTGTGCGGCGACGGCGGCTTCATGATGAATTCGCAGGAACTGGAGACGGCGGTGCGTCTGCGGCTCGATCTCGTCATTCTGATCCTGCGCGACGACGCGTTCGGCATGATCCGCTGGAAGCAGGAGAACATGAATTTTCCCGATTACGGGATGACGCTGAACAATCCGGATTTCGTCGCGTACGCGGAAAGTTATGGCGCGAAGGGGCACCGGATCGAATCGGCGGATCAGTTCGCGCCTTTGCTGCGCGAATGTTTCGTGACGCCGGGCGTGCATGTGATCGATCTGCCCATCGACTATTCGGATAACGAGCGCGTGCTGAATCGCGAGATCAAGCGGTTGTCGGCGCAGCTTTGA
- a CDS encoding DNA translocase FtsK: MHTVVFGWFGGSAVWFIPLLWRLVKSVLPGGAGLRGPGTIRLWLGFVCVMLASCTLEASLINLVGVNGLGHALAAGLGHLLGHIGTPFAALALFLISLPWLIDFRWRDFAAWADGAFGLGLSRGLARRDEEARRHRSIDDGVPSHVSPATNTMAPKSNGRYARPTVWRPPAGGRGAAAGVGGAGGAAGVGSAGASAAGMDATARGAGANWRTGAAAPRSSQTAQAEPVLRTGAMNAPRREPMNTMNPTSAMTADKTPFMPTEPVAPAGWLRDPVPRAPASSSGSAAGREAAAAAIREAALQVGRRTAGEPRQAAALGGAAGLAATAGAASATAAAPVTIAPVAAVAAAARTIHGSTAARAASGALSSNAGAMARAAQASRPTSILGSPTGGTAPANRAIASRQPFQTAASSGAINSPGGTRRTAPAYTRSMAATQKVTPPASVQETLRSIAENAARWTDLAGVSLARNRSAEDAMMASGTSGETVFDARLVGGDSLVGGAGASEPAAAMSVSAPLQHAAVHAPEDSLSSSPLPVEPVAIEAPQVEKTDMDAASEPAAFEISKEPVVQWPIEPPVIHLPTPVAPATAAAAVESVFADAEAARADVDAFGVASVVPTAVTPIASDASGAFAAAPVVPVESVAPVAPVVSVASIASAAPTHAAPTTPFQIFAAQLQADDAQPDAPSPEDGATISTAPIESNSPPEFNVEPPVMHAPVHSPVVAATAVTPSTAAAPTDSAGTTLAAEPHITNPVTMQTSARAAEDIADKTLAPWETHIAAVTPQPVAGTSNASTVQHASVTGEGELPMHGMTPLHATNAGESAALHESDMPAPPALPSVAAMMEASEEASALETSESPRELESLAAPIVDTIAGESPDVAAQASNVFRFRDVAIQAARPAPTVVDEERGRVVERANVDASVGAPSAFEASVNPVVPVVPVAPVASVASVASVASVAPVAPVNPAAPVASASAGRVASATTATPATSFAPAHPVTPVDAVTQAASAIPTASVAPGAPMPQVTPSALDTSDGSAIPSLRLDTAEPTPPAPLTTAAAPVTPATLLNPTQSASVTAPVASAASAGTATPVDPMVPAAPAIPAASVTAAVSAVQGALAVPTTLAVPTAPTVPTASDMPTDPAAPVDPAIPVAPAAAFAPASPVASAASNVPAAPAIPSVPAASGIPTPSVMPVVTAIPAVPTAPAIPAAFTAPVMPTTFAGPTASVAEAAHPAHAANTTNTANGIPPTAEPAPIAATYPGAALASAQAPALTPTTAPATATEPPVAAHAEPQPEHAAEAAAEPPAPTQRPPMRGHAPTNGFEFRAPAASMVELPTLDLLAPADTDIEPVSEEKLIETGVLIEQRLQEFKVPVTVVGASAGPVITRFEVEPALGVRGSQIVGLMKDLSRGLGLTSIRVVETIPGKTCMGLELPNAKRQTIRLSEIIEASVYQNSHSQLTLAMGKDITGHPVVADLAKAPHMLVAGTTGSGKSVAINAMICSLLFKATPEEVRLIMIDPKMLELSVYEGIPHLLAPVVTDMKLAANALNWCVGEMEKRYRLMSAVGVRNLAGFNQKIRDTEAKGKKLGNPFSLTPDAPEPLAPLPLIVVVIDELADLMMVAGKKIEELIARLAQKARAAGIHLILATQRPSVDVITGLIKANIPTRVAFQVSSKIDSRTILDQMGAESLLGQGDMLFLPPGTGYPQRVHGAFVADEEVHRIVEYLKQFGEPQYEEGILDGPATDGGAAQDLFGESTDAEADPLYDEAVAFVVRTRRASISSVQRQLRIGYNRAARLVEQMETAGLVSAMSINGSREVLAPGPAE; the protein is encoded by the coding sequence ATGCACACGGTAGTTTTCGGCTGGTTCGGCGGGTCGGCCGTCTGGTTTATTCCTCTTTTGTGGCGCCTCGTGAAGTCGGTGCTGCCGGGCGGCGCAGGCTTGCGCGGGCCTGGCACGATCCGGCTGTGGCTCGGCTTCGTCTGCGTGATGCTGGCGAGCTGCACGCTGGAGGCGTCGCTGATCAACCTGGTCGGCGTCAATGGCCTGGGTCACGCGCTGGCTGCGGGGCTGGGTCATCTGCTGGGCCATATCGGCACGCCGTTCGCGGCGCTGGCGCTGTTCCTGATCAGCCTGCCCTGGCTGATCGATTTCCGCTGGCGCGATTTTGCTGCGTGGGCGGATGGTGCGTTCGGCCTGGGTTTGTCGCGTGGTCTGGCGAGGCGCGACGAGGAAGCGCGGCGGCATCGCAGTATCGACGACGGCGTGCCGTCGCACGTGTCTCCGGCGACCAATACGATGGCGCCGAAAAGCAATGGCCGGTATGCACGGCCTACGGTCTGGCGACCGCCTGCCGGTGGACGCGGTGCGGCTGCGGGCGTTGGCGGGGCGGGTGGCGCTGCGGGCGTCGGCAGCGCTGGCGCGAGCGCGGCAGGTATGGACGCAACGGCGCGCGGCGCGGGAGCCAACTGGCGGACTGGCGCTGCGGCGCCACGTAGCAGTCAGACGGCTCAGGCCGAGCCAGTGCTGCGCACGGGCGCGATGAATGCGCCGCGTCGCGAGCCGATGAACACAATGAATCCGACATCCGCGATGACCGCGGACAAAACCCCGTTCATGCCGACCGAGCCGGTTGCGCCCGCGGGTTGGCTGCGCGATCCGGTACCGCGTGCGCCTGCGTCGTCGAGCGGATCGGCGGCGGGACGTGAGGCGGCAGCGGCCGCGATCCGCGAGGCCGCGCTGCAGGTTGGACGCCGCACGGCTGGCGAGCCAAGGCAAGCGGCGGCGCTGGGCGGTGCGGCAGGACTGGCCGCCACGGCAGGCGCGGCGAGTGCGACCGCGGCGGCCCCGGTGACAATTGCGCCAGTTGCGGCAGTTGCCGCTGCGGCGCGAACCATCCATGGGTCGACAGCGGCACGCGCTGCCTCTGGCGCGTTGTCCAGCAATGCAGGGGCGATGGCGAGAGCGGCCCAGGCTAGCCGCCCGACATCGATTCTGGGCTCCCCCACTGGTGGGACGGCTCCGGCTAACCGGGCTATCGCGTCTCGTCAGCCGTTCCAGACTGCGGCGTCTTCGGGTGCGATCAACTCGCCCGGGGGAACACGGCGGACGGCTCCGGCCTATACGCGGTCCATGGCGGCGACCCAGAAAGTCACGCCGCCCGCGAGCGTTCAGGAAACCCTTCGCAGCATCGCGGAAAATGCCGCTCGCTGGACCGATCTGGCCGGCGTGAGCCTGGCGCGCAACCGCTCGGCGGAAGACGCGATGATGGCGTCCGGTACGAGCGGCGAGACCGTGTTCGACGCGAGACTGGTGGGTGGGGATTCGCTGGTGGGCGGGGCTGGGGCTAGCGAGCCTGCTGCGGCGATGAGCGTGAGCGCTCCTTTGCAACATGCTGCTGTGCACGCGCCGGAAGATTCTCTGTCGTCGTCGCCGTTGCCGGTCGAGCCGGTGGCAATCGAAGCGCCGCAGGTCGAAAAGACAGACATGGATGCCGCGTCTGAACCTGCGGCATTTGAGATCAGCAAAGAGCCCGTAGTCCAATGGCCCATCGAGCCGCCGGTCATCCATCTTCCGACGCCGGTGGCACCTGCGACAGCGGCTGCGGCAGTCGAATCGGTGTTTGCCGATGCTGAGGCGGCACGGGCTGATGTTGATGCATTTGGGGTTGCATCTGTTGTGCCGACAGCGGTCACTCCAATTGCGTCCGATGCCTCCGGTGCATTTGCGGCTGCGCCGGTTGTGCCGGTTGAGTCCGTTGCACCGGTTGCGCCCGTTGTTTCCGTAGCCTCGATTGCATCTGCCGCGCCGACACACGCCGCTCCAACGACGCCGTTCCAGATTTTCGCGGCCCAGTTGCAAGCCGACGATGCACAGCCGGATGCGCCATCGCCCGAAGATGGGGCGACGATTTCGACCGCTCCTATCGAAAGCAACTCTCCGCCTGAGTTCAACGTTGAACCGCCGGTTATGCACGCTCCGGTGCATTCGCCCGTCGTCGCTGCAACTGCCGTCACGCCTTCGACCGCTGCCGCGCCAACGGATTCGGCTGGAACCACGCTGGCAGCCGAACCGCACATCACGAATCCGGTGACGATGCAAACGTCCGCGCGAGCCGCGGAAGACATCGCCGATAAAACGCTTGCGCCTTGGGAAACCCATATCGCAGCCGTTACGCCGCAGCCTGTTGCGGGGACGTCGAACGCTTCGACGGTTCAGCACGCCAGCGTAACCGGCGAAGGCGAACTCCCAATGCACGGTATGACGCCGCTGCATGCCACGAATGCGGGTGAGTCCGCTGCTTTGCATGAGTCGGACATGCCGGCTCCCCCTGCATTGCCGAGCGTCGCGGCAATGATGGAGGCATCGGAAGAAGCGAGTGCGTTAGAGACGTCTGAATCACCGCGCGAACTGGAATCGCTGGCTGCGCCGATTGTGGACACCATCGCCGGCGAGTCGCCGGACGTTGCTGCGCAGGCGTCGAACGTGTTCCGCTTCCGTGACGTTGCGATCCAGGCCGCACGTCCTGCGCCGACCGTTGTCGATGAAGAGCGGGGCCGCGTCGTTGAGCGTGCAAATGTGGACGCGTCAGTTGGGGCGCCCTCGGCGTTCGAGGCTTCGGTGAATCCAGTGGTCCCGGTGGTCCCGGTGGCTCCGGTGGCTTCGGTGGCTTCGGTGGCTTCGGTGGCTTCAGTCGCTCCGGTGGCTCCGGTGAATCCAGCGGCTCCGGTGGCTTCGGCTTCCGCGGGTCGTGTGGCTTCAGCAACCACGGCCACGCCGGCGACTTCGTTCGCGCCCGCGCATCCGGTGACCCCAGTCGATGCGGTGACGCAAGCAGCTTCGGCCATACCGACAGCCTCCGTGGCTCCGGGAGCGCCGATGCCACAAGTGACACCAAGTGCTTTGGATACCTCCGATGGCTCGGCGATTCCATCATTACGGCTGGATACGGCCGAGCCGACGCCACCGGCACCGCTGACAACTGCTGCCGCGCCAGTGACTCCGGCAACTCTGCTAAATCCGACTCAATCGGCTAGCGTGACAGCCCCTGTAGCTTCGGCTGCTTCGGCAGGCACGGCAACGCCCGTAGATCCTATGGTTCCGGCTGCTCCGGCGATTCCGGCTGCATCAGTGACTGCTGCGGTTTCGGCTGTTCAAGGAGCTCTGGCGGTTCCGACTACTCTCGCTGTCCCGACGGCTCCGACAGTTCCGACCGCTTCGGATATGCCGACTGATCCCGCCGCTCCAGTTGATCCGGCTATCCCAGTTGCACCGGCGGCTGCGTTTGCTCCTGCCTCCCCCGTTGCTTCGGCTGCTTCAAATGTTCCGGCTGCTCCCGCGATCCCGTCTGTTCCAGCTGCGTCAGGCATTCCGACTCCTTCGGTCATGCCGGTCGTTACTGCTATCCCGGCTGTGCCGACTGCTCCGGCCATCCCTGCAGCATTCACTGCACCGGTGATGCCGACAACTTTCGCTGGGCCGACCGCATCTGTAGCGGAGGCAGCACACCCAGCTCACGCAGCAAACACAACAAACACAGCAAACGGAATACCTCCTACAGCCGAACCCGCGCCCATCGCCGCAACTTATCCGGGTGCAGCGCTAGCGTCGGCGCAAGCACCGGCATTAACACCAACCACTGCCCCTGCTACAGCCACCGAGCCGCCGGTAGCGGCGCACGCCGAACCGCAACCGGAACACGCGGCAGAAGCAGCCGCCGAGCCCCCTGCCCCCACCCAGCGTCCGCCGATGCGCGGCCACGCGCCCACTAACGGCTTCGAATTCCGCGCACCGGCTGCGTCGATGGTCGAACTCCCGACGCTCGACCTGCTCGCGCCCGCCGATACCGACATCGAACCCGTCTCCGAAGAAAAGCTCATCGAGACCGGTGTGCTGATCGAGCAGCGTCTGCAGGAGTTCAAGGTGCCGGTGACGGTGGTCGGCGCATCGGCGGGTCCGGTCATCACGCGCTTCGAAGTCGAACCGGCGCTCGGTGTGCGCGGCAGTCAGATCGTCGGCCTGATGAAGGATCTGTCGCGCGGTCTCGGCCTCACGTCGATCCGCGTCGTCGAAACGATCCCCGGCAAAACCTGCATGGGCCTCGAATTGCCGAACGCGAAACGGCAGACCATCCGTCTGTCCGAAATCATCGAGGCCAGCGTCTATCAGAACTCGCATTCGCAACTGACGCTCGCGATGGGCAAGGACATCACCGGCCATCCGGTCGTCGCCGATCTCGCCAAAGCGCCGCACATGCTGGTCGCGGGCACGACGGGTTCGGGCAAGTCGGTCGCGATCAACGCGATGATCTGCTCGCTGCTCTTCAAGGCAACGCCCGAAGAAGTGCGCCTGATCATGATCGACCCGAAGATGCTGGAGCTGTCGGTCTACGAAGGCATCCCGCATCTGCTCGCGCCGGTCGTCACCGACATGAAGCTCGCCGCGAACGCGCTGAACTGGTGTGTCGGCGAAATGGAAAAGCGCTACAGGCTGATGTCCGCAGTTGGCGTGCGCAATCTCGCAGGCTTCAATCAGAAAATTCGCGACACCGAAGCCAAGGGCAAGAAGCTCGGCAATCCGTTCTCGCTGACGCCCGACGCGCCCGAGCCGCTCGCGCCGCTGCCGCTGATCGTGGTCGTGATCGACGAACTGGCCGACCTGATGATGGTCGCCGGCAAGAAGATCGAAGAACTGATCGCGCGTCTCGCGCAGAAAGCGCGCGCCGCCGGCATCCACCTGATTCTGGCGACGCAGCGGCCGTCGGTCGATGTCATCACCGGGTTGATCAAGGCGAATATTCCGACGCGCGTCGCGTTCCAGGTGTCGTCGAAAATCGACTCGCGCACGATTCTCGATCAGATGGGCGCGGAGTCGCTGCTCGGTCAGGGTGACATGCTGTTCCTGCCGCCCGGCACCGGTTATCCGCAACGGGTGCACGGCGCGTTTGTCGCCGACGAGGAAGTGCATCGGATCGTCGAGTATCTGAAGCAGTTCGGCGAGCCGCAATACGAGGAAGGCATTCTCGACGGTCCGGCCACCGACGGCGGCGCGGCGCAGGATCTGTTCGGCGAATCGACGGATGCGGAAGCCGATCCGCTGTACGACGAAGCGGTCGCGTTCGTCGTCCGCACGCGGCGCGCGTCGATTTCGTCGGTACAGCGGCAATTGCGCATCGGCTATAACCGCGCGGCACGACTGGTCGAACAGATGGAAACGGCCGGCCTCGTATCGGCGATGAGCATCAACGGAAGCCGCGAAGTGCTCGCGCCGGGGCCTGCGGAATGA
- a CDS encoding aldehyde dehydrogenase family protein, translating into MLKQTYPYYLANEAVAANTDLEVTDKFSGEVATRVAMADAAAIDKAIGHAVDAMPAMRAFPPFKRQAVLEHCVARFRERYDELALALCIEAGKPINDSKGEVTRLIDTFKVAAEESVRIDGEIINLEISPRAKGYHGYVKRVPIGPCSFISPFNFPLNLTAHKVAPAIAAGVPFVLKPASRTPVGALIMGEILAETDLPKGAFSILPAHRDGADLFTTDERFKLLSFTGSPAVGWDLKAKAGKKKVILELGGNAAAIVDGDQGEKLDYVVDRLAFGAFYQSGQSCIGVQRILVHTKLYDALREKLIAKTKSLVMGDPKNEKTFVGPMISGSESKRLAGWMDSAVQAGAKIVAGGKVDGAMFEATLLEGVKRDTDLYRKEAFGPVAILERFDDFDAALATVNDSDFGLQAGVFTDSLAHAHRAWDMLDVGGVVINDVPSFRVDNMPYGGVKDSGLGREGVRYAIEDMTEMRLMVMRETW; encoded by the coding sequence ATGTTGAAGCAAACCTACCCGTACTACCTGGCGAACGAAGCGGTGGCGGCCAACACCGATCTCGAAGTCACCGATAAATTCAGCGGCGAAGTGGCAACGCGCGTCGCGATGGCCGACGCGGCCGCGATCGACAAGGCCATCGGCCACGCGGTCGACGCGATGCCCGCGATGCGCGCGTTCCCGCCGTTCAAACGGCAGGCGGTGCTTGAACATTGCGTCGCGCGGTTTCGCGAGCGCTACGACGAACTGGCGCTTGCGCTGTGCATCGAGGCGGGCAAGCCGATCAACGACTCGAAGGGCGAGGTCACGCGGCTGATCGACACGTTCAAGGTGGCTGCGGAGGAGAGCGTGCGGATCGACGGCGAGATCATCAATCTGGAAATTTCGCCGCGCGCGAAGGGATATCACGGGTATGTGAAGCGCGTGCCGATCGGGCCGTGTTCGTTCATCTCGCCGTTCAATTTTCCGCTGAACCTGACCGCGCACAAAGTGGCACCCGCGATTGCCGCGGGCGTGCCGTTCGTGTTGAAGCCGGCGAGCCGCACGCCGGTCGGCGCACTGATCATGGGCGAGATTCTCGCGGAAACCGATTTGCCGAAAGGTGCGTTTTCGATTCTGCCCGCGCATCGCGACGGCGCCGATTTATTCACGACCGACGAACGCTTCAAACTGCTGTCGTTCACCGGTTCTCCGGCGGTCGGCTGGGATCTGAAGGCGAAGGCCGGCAAGAAAAAGGTGATTCTGGAGTTGGGCGGCAACGCGGCGGCGATTGTCGACGGCGATCAGGGCGAGAAGCTTGACTACGTGGTCGACCGGCTCGCGTTCGGCGCGTTCTATCAGTCGGGGCAAAGCTGTATTGGCGTGCAGCGGATTCTGGTCCACACGAAACTTTATGACGCGCTGCGCGAGAAGTTGATCGCGAAAACGAAGTCGCTCGTGATGGGCGATCCGAAGAACGAAAAGACCTTCGTCGGGCCGATGATCTCCGGGTCGGAATCGAAGCGTCTCGCCGGATGGATGGACAGCGCGGTGCAGGCGGGCGCGAAGATCGTCGCGGGCGGCAAGGTGGACGGCGCGATGTTCGAGGCGACGCTGCTCGAAGGCGTGAAGCGCGACACGGATCTGTATCGCAAGGAAGCGTTCGGGCCGGTCGCGATTCTGGAGCGTTTCGACGATTTCGACGCCGCGCTGGCGACGGTCAACGACAGCGACTTTGGGTTGCAAGCCGGCGTGTTCACGGATTCGCTCGCGCATGCACACCGCGCGTGGGACATGCTCGACGTGGGCGGCGTGGTGATCAACGATGTGCCGTCGTTCCGGGTCGACAACATGCCGTACGGCGGCGTGAAGGATTCGGGGCTGGGGCGCGAGGGCGTGCGCTACGCCATCGAGGACATGACCGAGATGCGGTTGATGGTGATGCGGGAGACGTGGTGA